From the Argentina anserina chromosome 3, drPotAnse1.1, whole genome shotgun sequence genome, the window TCGCCGAGCAAGCTGAGCGCTACGACGGTATCTTCTCCgtcgttttctctttttttttcctcaattttttatatattccGATCAAATCTGTTCGCTTAGTGATGAAATCAAATAGAGCATAGAGCTTAACCTGACTCTGAATCGGCTTGGATTGTTTTTTATCATTATTTAGTGAATTTTGGAATGAGAATCTGGATTCTGGACTAAGAACAGTGTGAAAAGTCGAGATCTAGGACTAGGAGTTTGATTTGTTAGTTTCTGTTGCATTTTCGGAGTGGAATCGaggttagggttagggttagggttgtgaggattttgagctttttttttgtgtgtgttgtgGCAGAAATGGTGGAGGCGATGACGAAGGTGGCCAAGCTCGACGTGGAGCTGACTATTGAGGAGAGGAATCTGCTGTCTGTGGGGTACAAGAACGTGATCGGAGCTCGGCGAGCTTCGTGGAGGATTCTGTCGTCGATTGAGCAGAAGGAGGAGAGCAAAGGGAATGATGAGAATGTGAGGCGTATCAAGGAGTACAGGACCAAGGTCGAGACGGAGCTCTCCAGCATTTGTAGTGACATCATGAGGGTGATCGATGAGCATCTCCTGCCGTCCTGCTCCGCGTTCGAGTCCACTGTGTTCTTCTACAAAATGTGTGTGTGGTGTTTTCGTaggtttttctttgtttggtgTGAGTGTGAATTTCTGGGGTTTTgagtggttttggttttggggtgATTTCAGGAAAGGAGATTACTATCGCTACTTGGCGGAGTTTAAGACTGGTGATGAGAGGAAAGAGGTTGCTGATCATTCGATGAAGGCTTATCAGGTATACAGGGCAATGCTTAATATGGCTAAAATGTTGTTTGTTTTGCTAAAGGAGACTAGGataacaaaagaaataaagtGGTTGAACTTTTGGTTGCGTGGACAGGGAAATGTAGAAATATAATCTAATTTGTGTTGCCCGAAACTAACAAAGCCTAGCTAATACTAGTGTTATAACTATTTAACGCAAGAATTTGGGGATAAAGACGACTGTTGTTGCTAGGATTTTTTTTACTAAATGTGATAAGTGTATCATAGTGGACAATTACATCAGGGTTTGAAGTTGTGGAAGGCTAGGGGAAATTTGAGTCTTAGGTACATTGCAAGATTTGGAATGTGTGGGTATTATGCAGTAGTGTGTATATGCGATTTCAAAATTATTGCTGGCCAAAGTGGTCAGCTATAAATTCTTGAGTGTGGGATCTCTTTTAGCTCCttgataatttttgtcatcctTCTAACTATTTGTCTTGATTGAGATACACATGACACttgatatttacatttacaatgTGGTTGCATGAGACTAGTGTGGAGAAATGGTTGTATTTATACGCTCCTCTCGTATATAAACTGTCATGACATTATTGTGTTTTAGTTTGCTGTCCAAATGAATGTCACTCAAATTCTGTCTGTGTTAATCTATTTGCAGGCAGCTTCTAGCAAAGCAGAGACTGATTTACCTCCCACACATCCCATCAGGCTGGGATTGGCCTTGAACTTCTCTGTCTTTTACTATGAAATTTTGAACTCTCCTGAAAGGTAAACTATTCATTGTGATCAGTATTCCTGCTTTGTATAATTAGTTAACTAGATTACGTAATGTAATGTTTTGTTTGATGACAAAAAGCAAAAGTAGAAGAAAAGATATTTACTTGGTTGTACATTGGTAACTTTCACCAGAGCCTGTCACCTTGCAAAACAAGCTTTTGATGAAGCTATCTCTGAGCTGGATAATTTGAGTGAGGAATCGTACAAGGACAGCACCTTAATCATGCAACTCTTGAGGGACAACCTCACATTGTGGACCTCTGACATTCCAGAGGATGGAGGTAATTATAAGTTATTGTGAGCGTGAAAGTAGGCTGCCTTGTTTGTGTTTCCATTATATTGAGGATGGTGGCTTTATGGATAATGTCATTTCATGTAAATGCATTAGTATGGACTTGTTGTATCTTTTTTCTGGTATTTACTTTATATCTGTGTCTTTAACTCTGGGAGTGTCTTTTGACATATGAAGATGGACTAGTGGTAGTCTGATCTTTGCCAATTTGTTACGTAGGTATAGCTTCAAATTTCACTTCATATATTTCATTGCAGTTGTATGGTGCAGTTAAATGTTCTAATAAAGTCGTTGTCTTTGATCATCAACAACAGCCAATTCAGACTTTTGTTCATTTCAAAATGTGCAcactatttatttttatactctTGGCTTTTCAACCTGCATGCAAGAGAGCTTTGTCTTGCTGGCTCGTCCATGTAGGAAAGCGATTGTTGACAGTGGTTAGATACCATTAAATGATTTCTTAATACCTTCTGGGGGGAACTAAAACGATATTGTTGTCTTGGGGAAGGTAGAATTAACCGACGTGACTCTTTGTTTCCTCACACATGTAACGTGGTTATGTGAGACATAATTCTGATAGTGTTTTCATACAATAAGAATTGGCTTTATGCTTAATCCTAGGAAACTTAGAAGATAATATTAGATTATTAGAAATCGAAAATATTGCCAATATAATTAGAAGTAGGACTAATAATCAAAACTAGTGTGTTGTTTTTAATGTAGCGAAGATGTGAATTGGTTATTAGGTCGTTTTCTCCTTTTATTTTATCCGTAAGACCAGTAAAGGTTCTGATTAGATCACAGTGAGTTAAAGGTAGAGAGTACTTGGATTTGTAACAGCCTTGTATGATAGATAATTGGTCAGTTATGTGGACAAATTTGATGTTATTTAGTCGACATGATCCTTTTTGCTAGGCATAGGTTTATTTAAACAAGTTCTTTGTAATTGGAAATTCTAGAACATATATGAGGTGGAATCACTGCTATATGGGATTACTGCAGATTATGCATGTGGCATTAAAGGGTTGAGATATTGTTTGGGTTCACTGCACATAATCTGATAGTAGTGTCAAGATGCAGCTGGAACTGTATTCGATCATGCTTTTGTTCTAATATCTTAGGTTGTGTCCCACTTTGTTCCAAATTCCCCTTATGATTGACTCTCTATTTCTCTCTCCTGCTCTCCCAACTTTTCTTGATGACATCTGTATGATTCATTCATCTATTACTTTGCTGCAGTTGAAGAAGCTCAGAAGGCAGACAGCTCTGCGAAGGCTGGAGGTGAAGATGCAGAGGTAGCTTCTTTGTTGTAATATCTATGttgctttcatttttattaCAATTAGAATGTTTGTAACATCgttattttcattttcctaTGGGCAGTGACCTGGCATGGACCATGGATAGGACTCGTGTACTTTAAGGATGGAGAAAACTTGCAGGGTCTACTTTTAGGCTGCttttattttctgattttta encodes:
- the LOC126786146 gene encoding 14-3-3-like protein B; amino-acid sequence: MAERENHVYTAKLAEQAERYDEMVEAMTKVAKLDVELTIEERNLLSVGYKNVIGARRASWRILSSIEQKEESKGNDENVRRIKEYRTKVETELSSICSDIMRVIDEHLLPSCSAFESTVFFYKMKGDYYRYLAEFKTGDERKEVADHSMKAYQAASSKAETDLPPTHPIRLGLALNFSVFYYEILNSPERACHLAKQAFDEAISELDNLSEESYKDSTLIMQLLRDNLTLWTSDIPEDGVEEAQKADSSAKAGGEDAE